One Drosophila virilis strain 15010-1051.87 chromosome 5, Dvir_AGI_RSII-ME, whole genome shotgun sequence DNA window includes the following coding sequences:
- the LOC6625568 gene encoding deubiquitinase DESI2 — MFSNGLPCNLSFPSCLSVPKDGNEELLPSNMGTREPVILNVYDMYWINEYTTSIGLGVFHSGVEAFGTEFAYGGHPFPFTGVFEISPRDHDELGEQFQFRQSIQIGCTDFTYEEVRRLVEELGNQFRGDRYHLMNNNCNHFSGNLTQILCGQEIPSWVNRLAHFSSCVPFLQRCLPKEWLTPNALQQSITTIQEREDSDNSPL; from the exons ATGTTCTCCAACGGGCTGCCGTGCAACCTGTCTTTTCCGAGCTGCCTAAGTGTCCCGAAAGATGGTAATGAGGAGCTCTTGCCATCCAATATGGGCACAAGAGAACCAGTTATTCTTAACGTATATGACATG TATTGGATTAACGAGTATACCACATCGATTGGTCTTGGCGTATTCCATTCCGGCGTAGAAGCATTCGGCACGGAGTTTGCGTACGGCGGCCATCCATTTCCGTTTACTGGCGTTTTTGAAATATCTCCACGCGACCACGACGAGCTGGGTGAACAATTTCAATTCCGACAGAGTATACAAATCGGCTGTACCGACTTTACCTATGAGGAAGTTCGTCGCCTTGTCGAGGAATTGGGCAATCAATTTCGCGGAGATCGTTATCACCTTATGAACAATAATTGTAATCACTTTTCGGGCAACTTGACACAG ATACTTTGCGGCCAAGAAATACCTAGTTGGGTGAACCGTCTTGCACATTTCAGCTCCTGTGTGCCATTTTTACAAAGATGCCTACCAAA AGAGTGGCTAACACCGAATGCCTTGCAGCAAAGTATAACTACAATCCAAGAGCGCGAAGACTCGGACAATAGTCCCCTTTGA